A portion of the Luxibacter massiliensis genome contains these proteins:
- the pap gene encoding polyphosphate:AMP phosphotransferase gives MLEKVDLTKSMTKAEYKAKMPMLEARIGELQRQLKALNIPVMIVFEGFGASGKGLQIGELIQSLDPRGFTVYAVKEESKEEHFHPFLWRFWTKTPEKGRIAIFDGSWYRKVLIERFDKKTKIKEISDAYQSICSFERQLAQDGCIIIKLLLDIDQKEQKSRLKKLKSSRETAWRVSQGDLERNARYKEYSQMMEEMLQITDTDFAPWTIIEATDRRFATVKIYSVIIKSLEEQLDKVIKKKAKEKAAEAIEEFAEEGNITAEAVRTTVDEKSLGESVLSRADLTLSLSKAEYKRRLKELQKKMRLLHGEIYRRRIPVILGFEGWDAGGKGGAIKRLTAKMDPRGFVVHPTASPNDIEKAHHYLWRFWSAVPKAGHIAVFDRTWYGRVMVERIEGFCTKLEWQRAYKEINDMERDFVNAGAIVMKFWMQIDKEEQERRFKARQENPQKQWKITEEDWRNRDKWEQYEEAVNEMLIRTSTKSAPWIVVEGNDKYYARIKVLESVVQAVEDRIRDLK, from the coding sequence GACAGTTAAAAGCCTTGAATATCCCTGTCATGATCGTATTTGAAGGATTTGGGGCATCTGGGAAAGGACTGCAGATTGGAGAGCTGATCCAAAGCTTGGATCCACGTGGATTTACTGTGTATGCGGTAAAGGAGGAGTCCAAGGAAGAACACTTTCATCCTTTCCTCTGGAGGTTTTGGACAAAAACACCGGAAAAAGGGAGGATTGCTATATTTGATGGAAGCTGGTACCGCAAGGTTTTGATTGAAAGGTTCGATAAGAAAACAAAAATAAAGGAAATTTCAGATGCCTACCAGTCCATCTGTTCTTTTGAGAGGCAGCTAGCCCAGGACGGCTGCATTATAATAAAACTTTTACTGGATATTGACCAGAAGGAGCAGAAAAGTCGCCTGAAGAAGCTGAAAAGCTCCAGGGAAACGGCATGGAGGGTCAGCCAAGGGGACTTAGAACGGAATGCACGGTATAAAGAGTATAGCCAGATGATGGAGGAGATGCTGCAGATTACAGATACAGATTTTGCTCCATGGACCATAATTGAGGCAACAGACCGAAGATTCGCTACAGTAAAGATTTATTCTGTGATCATAAAGTCACTGGAAGAACAGCTTGACAAAGTAATAAAGAAAAAAGCTAAGGAGAAGGCGGCGGAGGCCATTGAAGAATTTGCAGAGGAAGGAAATATTACAGCCGAAGCGGTCAGGACAACAGTGGATGAAAAATCTTTGGGAGAATCTGTGCTGTCCAGGGCAGACCTGACTCTGAGCCTGAGTAAAGCAGAATATAAGAGAAGGCTGAAGGAGCTCCAGAAGAAAATGCGTCTTCTCCACGGGGAGATTTATAGAAGAAGGATTCCTGTGATACTGGGGTTCGAGGGTTGGGACGCAGGGGGCAAGGGCGGTGCAATTAAACGGCTGACAGCGAAGATGGATCCAAGAGGGTTTGTAGTCCATCCGACAGCATCCCCCAATGATATTGAAAAGGCACATCATTATCTCTGGCGTTTCTGGAGTGCAGTACCAAAGGCGGGGCATATTGCGGTCTTTGACCGCACCTGGTACGGGCGCGTCATGGTAGAGCGTATAGAAGGGTTCTGTACAAAACTGGAATGGCAGAGAGCCTATAAAGAAATCAATGACATGGAAAGAGATTTTGTGAATGCAGGCGCCATTGTCATGAAATTCTGGATGCAGATTGATAAAGAAGAGCAGGAGAGACGTTTTAAAGCACGTCAGGAAAATCCCCAGAAACAGTGGAAAATCACTGAGGAGGACTGGAGGAACAGAGATAAATGGGAGCAGTATGAAGAGGCAGTCAATGAGATGCTGATACGTACCTCCACTAAAAGCGCGCCCTGGATTGTGGTAGAGGGGAATGATAAATATTATGCCCGTATTAAAGTGCTGGAATCTGTAGTCCAGGCAGTGGAAGATAGGATAAGGGATTTAAAATAA
- a CDS encoding deoxyguanosinetriphosphate triphosphohydrolase, with translation MTIREQMEERELHYLSPYAVFSRDSRGRERQETECDIRPVFQRDRDRILHCKAFRRLKQKTQVFLLPKGDHYRTRLTHTLEVSQNARTIAKALRLNEDLVEAIALGHDLGHTPFGHAGERALNSVYHFSHNEQSIRVVEYLEKRGAGLNLTWEVKDGILHHQTSGHPHTLEGQVLRLSDKIAYINHDIDDAIRGKILAEEDIPSRYRKVLGNTSKERLNTMVHDVITHSMDREEIVMSEEVKEAMGGLRKFMFQNVYMNSRAKGEEDKAVHLIEQLYDYYIRHMDRIPQQFLQEAYGRKDCREQIVCDYIAGMTDNYAVKKYGEFFVPEAWKN, from the coding sequence ATGACAATCAGAGAACAGATGGAAGAGAGAGAACTGCACTATTTAAGTCCCTATGCAGTCTTTAGCAGAGACTCCAGAGGGAGAGAGAGACAGGAAACAGAGTGCGACATACGCCCTGTATTCCAGAGAGACCGGGACCGGATACTGCACTGCAAGGCATTCCGGCGCCTGAAACAGAAAACCCAGGTATTCTTGCTTCCCAAAGGGGATCACTACCGGACAAGGCTCACCCACACGCTGGAAGTTTCCCAGAATGCCAGGACTATTGCCAAAGCACTCAGGCTGAATGAGGATTTAGTGGAGGCTATTGCCTTGGGCCATGATCTGGGCCATACACCTTTCGGGCATGCCGGTGAAAGGGCCTTGAACAGTGTCTATCATTTCAGCCACAATGAACAGAGTATCCGGGTGGTAGAATATTTGGAAAAGCGGGGGGCGGGACTGAACCTTACCTGGGAGGTAAAAGACGGCATACTCCACCATCAGACATCTGGCCATCCCCATACATTAGAAGGACAGGTACTTAGGCTGTCGGATAAAATTGCCTATATCAACCATGATATTGATGATGCCATACGGGGCAAAATCCTGGCAGAGGAAGATATTCCTTCCAGGTATCGGAAAGTTTTAGGGAATACAAGCAAAGAGCGGCTAAATACCATGGTCCATGATGTAATCACCCACAGTATGGACAGGGAGGAAATAGTGATGTCCGAGGAAGTCAAGGAGGCGATGGGAGGACTGCGCAAATTTATGTTTCAAAATGTTTATATGAACTCCAGGGCAAAGGGGGAGGAGGATAAGGCGGTCCATTTGATCGAACAACTCTATGATTACTATATCAGGCATATGGACCGCATTCCCCAGCAGTTTCTCCAGGAAGCCTATGGGCGGAAGGACTGCAGGGAGCAGATCGTGTGTGACTACATAGCAGGAATGACGGATAATTATGCCGTGAAAAAATATGGAGAATTTTTTGTTCCTGAGGCGTGGAAAAATTAA
- the dnaG gene encoding DNA primase, which yields MYYPEELVEEVRMKNDIVDVISGYVRLQKKGSSYFGLCPFHNEKSPSFSVSRDKQLYYCFGCGAGGNVFTFLMEYENYSFTEALKSLADRGGVALPELEYSKEAKEKADQRAVLLEINKAAAQYFYVQLRSKQGETAYTYLKNRALSEDTMKAFGLGYSNKYSDDLFQFLRKKGYSEELIRKAGLINTDEKNGVYDKFWNRVMFPIMDVNNRVVGFGGRVMGDGKPKYLNSPETEIFDKSRNLYGLNRARTSRKPYLLLCEGYMDVIALHQAGFANAAASLGTALTTGHASLIKRYANEVYLTYDSDDAGTRAALRAVPILKEAGIAARVIRMDPYKDPDEFIKNLGADEFEKRIGNARNGFLFSLQILSGEYDMSSPEGKTAFFNEAAKRLTSFEDELERNNYIEAVAAEYKAEPESLRKLVVKTAVKEGMARPAPRPKPVSSKEKPKEDGIRVSQKVLLTWMIEDPKLFGTIRQYITPDDFTEKLYQTVAQLLYRQYESGELNPAKILNHFSAEEEHREAASLFHTKIRELSTKEEQGQALKETILRVKANSIDYRTMHLDPTDMKGLQRLMEEKHILDDIKKLHISIE from the coding sequence ATGTATTATCCAGAGGAATTGGTAGAAGAAGTCAGAATGAAAAATGATATAGTAGATGTCATTTCAGGGTATGTGAGGCTGCAAAAGAAGGGAAGTTCCTATTTTGGCCTCTGCCCTTTCCATAATGAAAAATCCCCTTCTTTTTCCGTGAGCCGGGACAAACAGCTGTACTATTGTTTTGGATGTGGAGCCGGGGGAAATGTGTTTACATTTCTGATGGAGTATGAGAATTATTCTTTTACGGAAGCATTGAAGTCCCTGGCCGACCGCGGGGGGGTGGCGCTGCCCGAATTAGAATATTCAAAGGAGGCGAAAGAGAAGGCTGATCAGCGCGCTGTGCTCCTTGAGATCAACAAGGCGGCCGCACAGTATTTTTATGTACAGCTTCGTTCAAAGCAGGGGGAAACGGCCTATACATATCTGAAAAACAGGGCATTATCAGAGGACACAATGAAAGCTTTTGGACTGGGGTATTCCAACAAGTATAGTGATGATTTATTCCAGTTTCTGAGAAAAAAGGGATACAGTGAAGAGTTGATCCGCAAGGCAGGCCTGATAAACACGGATGAGAAAAACGGTGTCTATGATAAGTTCTGGAACCGTGTCATGTTCCCTATCATGGATGTGAATAACCGTGTAGTAGGCTTTGGCGGGCGCGTCATGGGGGATGGTAAACCCAAGTACCTCAATTCACCAGAGACGGAGATTTTTGATAAAAGCAGGAATCTTTACGGACTGAATAGGGCGCGGACATCCCGCAAGCCGTATTTGCTGCTGTGTGAAGGGTATATGGATGTGATTGCCCTGCACCAGGCAGGATTTGCCAATGCGGCGGCTTCCCTCGGCACGGCCCTGACAACAGGGCACGCCTCCTTGATTAAGCGGTATGCTAATGAAGTTTATCTTACATATGACAGTGATGACGCGGGAACCAGGGCCGCCCTCAGGGCAGTGCCTATATTGAAGGAGGCGGGGATCGCAGCCAGGGTCATCCGTATGGATCCCTACAAAGACCCGGATGAATTTATTAAAAACCTGGGGGCAGATGAGTTTGAGAAGAGGATTGGCAATGCCAGGAACGGATTTCTGTTCAGTCTTCAGATCTTATCCGGGGAATACGATATGTCGTCCCCGGAAGGGAAAACAGCCTTTTTTAATGAAGCGGCAAAGCGTCTGACAAGTTTCGAGGACGAGCTGGAGAGGAATAATTACATTGAGGCTGTAGCCGCAGAGTATAAGGCTGAACCGGAGAGCCTCAGGAAGCTGGTTGTGAAAACTGCCGTAAAAGAGGGCATGGCAAGGCCCGCCCCACGGCCAAAGCCAGTTTCCAGTAAAGAAAAGCCGAAAGAGGATGGGATACGGGTGTCCCAAAAGGTCCTGCTGACCTGGATGATTGAGGATCCAAAGCTGTTTGGGACTATCCGGCAGTACATAACCCCGGATGATTTTACCGAGAAGCTGTACCAGACTGTGGCCCAACTTCTTTACAGGCAATATGAGTCGGGAGAACTTAATCCGGCAAAAATATTGAACCACTTTTCTGCCGAGGAGGAACACAGGGAGGCGGCCTCCCTGTTCCATACAAAAATCAGGGAGCTGTCCACAAAGGAAGAGCAGGGACAGGCGCTCAAGGAAACAATCCTGCGGGTCAAGGCCAATAGCATTGATTACAGGACCATGCACTTAGATCCCACGGATATGAAAGGACTCCAGAGGCTGATGGAAGAGAAACATATACTAGATGATATAAAGAAACTGCATATTTCTATTGAATAA
- the rpoD gene encoding RNA polymerase sigma factor RpoD: MEENTQKFDERLKELTVLGKKKKSILELQEINDFFNDMELDAEQMERVFDHLESNNIDVLRISGDDDDVDVEVIISDDDEVDMENIDLSVPDGVSIEDPVRMYLKEIGKVPLLSAEREIELAQRMEDGDEDAKKELAEANLRLVVSIAKRYVGRGMLFLDLIQEGNLGLIKAVEKFDYHKGYKFSTYATWWIRQAITRAIADQARTIRIPVHMVETINKLIRVSRQLLQELGREPAPEEIAKELDMPVERVREILKISQEPVSLETPIGEEEDSHLGDFIQDDNVPVPAEAAAQTLLKEQLDEVLDTLTEREQKVLRLRFGMNDGRARTLEEVGKEFDVTRERIRQIEAKALRKLRHPSRSRKLRDYLD, encoded by the coding sequence ATGGAAGAAAACACACAGAAATTTGACGAGAGGCTGAAAGAACTGACTGTGCTGGGAAAGAAAAAGAAAAGTATCTTAGAGCTTCAGGAGATCAATGATTTTTTCAATGATATGGAACTGGATGCAGAACAGATGGAAAGAGTGTTCGATCATCTTGAGTCAAATAATATTGATGTGCTTAGAATCAGCGGCGATGACGATGACGTGGACGTGGAAGTCATTATTTCGGACGACGATGAAGTGGATATGGAGAACATCGACCTGTCTGTGCCGGATGGAGTCAGCATCGAGGATCCTGTGCGTATGTACTTAAAAGAGATCGGAAAGGTGCCCCTCTTAAGTGCGGAGAGAGAGATTGAGCTGGCACAGCGCATGGAGGACGGGGATGAAGATGCCAAGAAGGAGCTGGCAGAGGCAAACCTCCGTCTGGTGGTCAGTATCGCAAAGCGTTATGTGGGGCGGGGCATGCTGTTCCTGGACTTGATTCAGGAAGGGAATTTAGGACTGATAAAGGCAGTTGAGAAATTTGATTATCATAAAGGGTATAAATTCAGCACTTATGCCACATGGTGGATACGGCAGGCAATCACGAGGGCCATTGCAGACCAGGCCAGGACGATCCGTATCCCAGTGCATATGGTGGAGACGATCAATAAACTGATCCGTGTGTCCAGGCAGCTGCTCCAGGAGCTGGGGCGTGAGCCGGCGCCCGAGGAGATCGCCAAGGAGCTGGACATGCCTGTAGAGCGGGTGCGGGAGATCCTCAAAATTTCCCAGGAACCAGTATCTCTGGAAACGCCCATTGGGGAGGAGGAGGACAGCCATCTGGGTGATTTTATCCAGGATGACAACGTGCCTGTCCCGGCAGAGGCGGCTGCACAGACTCTTTTGAAGGAGCAGCTTGATGAGGTTCTTGATACCCTGACAGAGAGAGAGCAGAAGGTTCTCAGGCTTCGTTTTGGAATGAATGACGGAAGGGCCAGGACACTGGAGGAGGTTGGCAAGGAATTTGACGTCACCCGTGAGCGGATCCGCCAGATAGAGGCAAAAGCACTCAGAAAACTGCGCCATCCCAGCCGCAGCCGGAAGCTGAGGGACTATCTGGATTAG
- a CDS encoding tRNA (adenine(22)-N(1))-methyltransferase, whose product MELSKRLAAVAGMVTAGYKTVDIGTDHAYIPIYLMEKEVIPSAIAVDINRGPLARARKNIKDHGLSGGIETRLSDGMKQLAQMEAEAAVLAGMGGGLAIKILKESFDVAVSFKELILQPQSEIAKVRAFLLQEGFSFVDEDMVLEDGKFYTVIKVLPPSGHGSPRQNTAETARGKNGDREGVKWDSLEIQYGRILLQKRHPILKIFLERELSVKREIYAALSAQHSDRAGRRARDLEREITFVEKGLKYYALQ is encoded by the coding sequence ATGGAATTATCAAAAAGACTGGCGGCAGTAGCCGGGATGGTGACTGCCGGGTATAAAACGGTGGATATAGGCACAGACCATGCTTATATCCCCATTTATCTTATGGAGAAAGAAGTTATTCCCTCGGCCATCGCCGTGGACATCAACAGGGGGCCCCTTGCGCGTGCCCGGAAGAATATAAAAGACCATGGACTGTCAGGTGGCATAGAGACAAGGCTTTCAGACGGGATGAAACAGCTTGCACAAATGGAGGCAGAAGCTGCAGTGCTGGCAGGAATGGGGGGCGGCCTGGCTATCAAGATATTGAAGGAGAGCTTTGATGTGGCTGTTAGCTTTAAAGAGTTGATTCTGCAGCCCCAGTCAGAGATTGCAAAAGTCAGGGCCTTCCTTTTGCAGGAAGGTTTTTCGTTTGTAGATGAAGATATGGTTTTGGAGGATGGGAAATTCTATACCGTAATCAAGGTATTGCCCCCTTCCGGACATGGCAGCCCTCGGCAGAATACGGCAGAGACAGCAAGGGGGAAAAATGGGGACAGGGAAGGCGTAAAATGGGACAGCCTGGAGATACAATATGGAAGGATACTCCTGCAAAAACGTCACCCCATATTAAAAATATTTCTAGAGCGGGAGCTGTCTGTGAAAAGAGAGATCTATGCCGCCCTGTCTGCACAGCACAGTGACAGGGCAGGACGAAGAGCCAGAGATCTGGAAAGAGAGATTACTTTTGTGGAGAAAGGACTAAAATACTATGCTTTGCAGTGA
- a CDS encoding Nif3-like dinuclear metal center hexameric protein has product MLCSDIIKVIEDTYPKEAALDFDNVGLLAGRTEKEVGCVYLALDATGPVIEDALKAGADMLITHHPLIFSPLKAVTDQDFIGKRILCLIQNDLSYYAMHTNYDVLGMAELSGRLMGLEEPEVLDVTRVQDGKPEGIGRVGKLPVPLTLEECSAYVRHKLKLGPVKVFGSLDLTIRRMAISPGSGKSAVEPALEKGADVLVTGDMGHHEGIDAWEQGLSVIDAGHYGTEYIFMEDMEKFLARKLPGLKVVTAPAMHPFQIL; this is encoded by the coding sequence ATGCTTTGCAGTGATATTATAAAAGTCATTGAGGACACTTACCCAAAGGAGGCAGCGCTGGATTTTGATAATGTGGGACTTTTAGCGGGCAGGACTGAAAAGGAAGTGGGATGCGTCTATCTTGCCCTTGATGCTACAGGCCCGGTCATAGAGGATGCACTGAAGGCTGGGGCAGATATGCTGATCACCCACCACCCGCTGATTTTTTCACCTCTTAAGGCAGTGACAGATCAAGACTTTATCGGAAAAAGGATTCTCTGCCTGATCCAGAATGACTTGTCTTATTATGCCATGCATACGAATTATGATGTGCTTGGGATGGCAGAGCTCTCTGGCAGGCTGATGGGACTTGAAGAGCCAGAGGTGCTGGATGTAACCAGGGTACAGGATGGGAAACCAGAAGGAATAGGCAGGGTGGGAAAATTGCCTGTTCCGCTGACTTTGGAGGAATGTAGTGCATATGTCAGGCATAAGCTGAAACTAGGGCCTGTGAAAGTATTTGGGAGCCTGGACTTGACAATAAGGAGGATGGCTATATCCCCGGGGTCAGGGAAAAGCGCAGTTGAGCCTGCCTTGGAAAAGGGGGCAGATGTGCTGGTGACTGGGGATATGGGGCACCATGAAGGGATAGATGCGTGGGAGCAGGGACTTTCAGTTATTGATGCCGGGCATTATGGCACAGAATATATTTTTATGGAAGATATGGAGAAATTTCTGGCACGGAAGCTTCCTGGACTGAAAGTAGTAACAGCGCCGGCCATGCATCCCTTCCAAATACTTTAA